The following proteins are co-located in the Robbsia betulipollinis genome:
- a CDS encoding DUF4126 domain-containing protein, with translation MIEAFSLAAGLAWASGLRLYLTVFLAGLAGRSGIADLPGTLHILSSPWIIGIAAILATLEFLADKIPALDSLWDAFHTVIRIPAGALLATAAFGHADATVLSVAAVFGAGLSGAAHLTKAGTRALINFSPASLSNWLASSAEDVLVLVGLTLALFMPMAFLALMLAFLMVAGWALPRLWRGVQGGWQRMSTQMVGARIRSRSDYRSLGKRD, from the coding sequence ATGATCGAAGCGTTTTCGCTGGCGGCGGGGCTGGCGTGGGCCAGTGGCCTGCGCCTCTACCTCACCGTCTTTCTGGCCGGTCTCGCCGGCCGCAGCGGCATCGCCGATCTGCCCGGTACCCTGCATATTCTGTCCTCGCCATGGATCATCGGCATTGCCGCCATCCTGGCGACCCTGGAATTCCTCGCCGACAAGATTCCGGCGCTGGATTCGCTCTGGGATGCCTTCCATACCGTGATTCGCATTCCCGCCGGCGCGTTGCTGGCGACGGCCGCGTTCGGTCATGCCGACGCGACCGTTTTGTCTGTCGCGGCGGTGTTCGGCGCGGGTCTCTCCGGGGCGGCGCATCTGACCAAGGCAGGCACCCGCGCATTGATCAACTTTTCGCCGGCATCGTTGTCGAACTGGCTGGCTTCCTCGGCCGAGGACGTGCTGGTGCTGGTGGGTCTGACCCTGGCGCTCTTCATGCCGATGGCCTTCCTGGCCCTGATGCTGGCTTTCCTGATGGTGGCCGGTTGGGCGTTGCCGCGCCTGTGGCGCGGCGTGCAGGGCGGCTGGCAGCGGATGTCGACGCAGATGGTCGGCGCGCGCATTCGTTCGCGTAGCGACTACCGTTCGCTCGGCAAGCGCGATTGA
- a CDS encoding YebC/PmpR family DNA-binding transcriptional regulator gives MAGHSKWANIKHKKAAADAKRGKAWTRLIKEITVAARLGGGDADTNPRLRLAMDKAMDANMPKDNMQRAIQRGVGGLDGANYEEIRYEGYGIGGAAVIVDTMTDNRTRTVAEVRHAFSKYGGNMGQDGSVAFMFTQCGQFLFAPGTSEDALMEAALEAGADDVTTHEDGSLEVVCPPTEFAQVKSALEAAGFKAEMAEVTMKPQNEIALGGEDGARMQKLLDVLENLDDVQEVFSNAIIDDE, from the coding sequence ATGGCTGGACATTCAAAATGGGCCAACATCAAACATAAGAAAGCCGCCGCGGATGCAAAACGCGGCAAGGCCTGGACCCGCCTGATCAAGGAAATCACCGTTGCCGCGCGTCTGGGCGGCGGCGATGCCGACACCAACCCGCGGCTGCGCCTGGCGATGGACAAGGCGATGGACGCGAACATGCCGAAGGACAACATGCAGCGCGCGATCCAGCGCGGCGTGGGCGGTCTGGACGGCGCGAACTACGAGGAAATCCGCTACGAGGGCTATGGCATCGGCGGCGCCGCGGTGATCGTCGATACGATGACCGACAATCGCACGCGCACGGTGGCGGAAGTCCGGCACGCGTTTTCGAAATACGGCGGCAACATGGGTCAGGACGGTTCGGTCGCCTTCATGTTCACGCAGTGCGGGCAGTTCCTGTTCGCGCCCGGCACGTCCGAGGATGCGCTGATGGAAGCCGCGCTCGAAGCCGGGGCAGACGATGTCACGACGCACGAGGACGGCAGTCTCGAAGTGGTGTGCCCGCCCACGGAATTCGCGCAGGTGAAAAGTGCGCTCGAAGCCGCCGGGTTCAAGGCGGAAATGGCCGAGGTCACGATGAAACCGCAAAACGAGATCGCGCTGGGCGGCGAGGACGGCGCACGGATGCAGAAGCTGCTCGACGTGCTCGAGAATCTGGACGACGTGCAGGAAGTCTTTTCGAACGCGATCATCGACGACGAATGA
- the purD gene encoding phosphoribosylamine--glycine ligase, with translation MNLLVVGSGGREHALAWRLAQSPRVQTVFVAPGNGGTAHDPRLRNVVLPELADGYTPAALEALADFAEREKVGFTVVGPETPLAAGIVNLFRARGLKIFGPSKEAAQLESSKDFAKAFMKRHGIPTADYATFTVAADAHAYLDSKGAPIVVKADGLAAGKGVVVAQTLEEAHAAVDAMLADNQLGDAGARVVIEEFLTGEEASFIVMVDGKHILALASSQDHKRLLDGDAGPNTGGMGAYSPAPVVTPQLHARVIREIIQPTVRGMEADGIRYTGFLYAGLMIDAQGNPKTLEFNCRMGDPETQPIMMRLKGDFSKVIEQAIAGQLNDVELSWDRRTALGVVVAARGYPDAPRKGDLVGGIPEETEAAVTFHAGTELVNGRLLTSGGRVLCVVGLSDSVRGAQSIVYDAINQIAFDGMQYRRDIGYRALNRKH, from the coding sequence ATGAATCTACTGGTAGTCGGATCCGGCGGTCGCGAGCATGCGCTGGCATGGCGGCTCGCGCAATCGCCACGGGTGCAGACCGTGTTCGTCGCGCCGGGCAATGGCGGCACCGCGCACGACCCGCGGCTGCGCAACGTCGTCCTCCCCGAACTCGCCGACGGCTATACGCCCGCGGCGCTGGAGGCGCTGGCCGATTTCGCCGAGCGCGAAAAGGTCGGCTTCACCGTGGTCGGGCCGGAAACGCCTCTGGCCGCCGGCATCGTCAACCTGTTCCGGGCGCGCGGTCTGAAGATCTTCGGGCCCAGCAAGGAAGCCGCGCAACTCGAATCGTCGAAGGATTTCGCCAAGGCCTTCATGAAACGCCATGGCATTCCGACCGCCGACTACGCAACGTTTACGGTCGCCGCGGACGCCCATGCCTATCTCGACAGCAAGGGCGCGCCGATCGTCGTCAAGGCCGACGGCCTCGCCGCCGGCAAGGGCGTGGTGGTCGCGCAGACGCTCGAGGAAGCCCATGCCGCGGTGGACGCGATGCTGGCCGACAACCAGCTCGGCGACGCCGGGGCACGGGTGGTCATCGAGGAATTCCTGACCGGCGAGGAAGCGAGCTTCATCGTCATGGTCGACGGCAAGCATATCCTCGCCCTCGCCTCCAGCCAGGACCACAAGCGCCTGCTCGATGGCGACGCCGGCCCGAACACCGGCGGCATGGGCGCGTATTCGCCGGCTCCGGTGGTGACGCCGCAGCTGCACGCCCGGGTGATTCGCGAGATCATCCAGCCGACGGTGCGCGGCATGGAGGCCGACGGCATCCGCTACACGGGGTTCCTGTACGCTGGCCTGATGATCGACGCGCAAGGCAATCCGAAGACGCTCGAATTCAATTGCCGGATGGGCGACCCGGAAACCCAGCCGATCATGATGCGCCTCAAGGGCGACTTCTCGAAAGTGATCGAGCAGGCGATAGCGGGCCAGTTGAACGACGTCGAACTGAGCTGGGACCGCCGCACCGCGCTGGGCGTCGTCGTGGCCGCGCGCGGCTACCCCGACGCGCCGCGCAAGGGCGACCTCGTGGGCGGCATCCCGGAGGAAACCGAAGCGGCGGTGACCTTCCACGCGGGCACCGAACTGGTCAACGGCAGGCTGCTCACTTCCGGCGGCCGGGTGCTGTGCGTGGTGGGACTGTCCGACTCGGTGCGCGGCGCGCAGTCCATCGTCTACGATGCGATCAATCAGATCGCATTCGACGGCATGCAGTACCGCCGCGATATCGGCTATCGCGCGTTGAACCGGAAACACTAG
- a CDS encoding ABC transporter permease gives MTRRDWRAGELTTLLLALVLAVAALTSVGFVADRMRQGLERDARQMFGADLRIRSDRPMNPVFEQEARRRGLRSATTAEFPSMAAAVGAAGPTPAASNPASAAPVAQATRLAAVKAVSAGYPLRGAVTIVTQRGPHAPERDARAIPTPGTVWVDPALLDALQLRLGDTLQLGNRDFTIAGVIVRELDRGFSFLDFSPRVMLRADELAATGLTGRGSRVTYRLLVAGDDARALASYERWAAARIAHGPDGGDLRGVRLESLAQGQPQVRETFERADRFLRLVALLTSLLAAVAIAMAAQRYARRHIDGCAVMRCLGASERTLRGLFVIEFLFLGVLGGVLGSVLGFVGHWVLLRWLAGLIGVALPWPTLWPVAQGMGAGLILLLGFALPPLFPLTRVPPGRVLRRDWGTVDAGRWRYAIGIVLFAGLLITAAGEWRLGLIVAGGFAVGVLVFAAVGWLAIKALGRIARHRGTRRPGMGKARATARGFGWRYALASLERRGGASAVQITALGIALMCLLLLGMTRNDLIAGWRKSTPPDAPNRFIIDIQPDQMPSVTRYLMANGLSRAAPAPMIRGRLTARNGQAVAPAQFKEDRVQRLVEREFNLSYRTTLPADNRLTAGHWYGADPAPQISIEAGLARDLGIKVGDRLRFEVAGQAVEAPVTSVRKLDWGSFRVNFFVLMPPAALAGFPSTYITSFHADVRQQPAIDTLVRQYPNLTVIDTGAILAQLQRVLDQVIDAVQFLFLFTLAAGLVVLYAALAGSRDERSRESALLRALGASHGQVRAAQLAEFTIVGALSGAMAALGAQSIAWLLAQRVFDFPLTPNPWMGLVGVAAGLVCSIVGGWWSLRNVLRRPALQSLRET, from the coding sequence ATGACGCGCCGCGACTGGCGTGCGGGGGAACTGACCACGCTGCTGTTGGCACTGGTACTGGCCGTCGCCGCGCTGACCAGCGTCGGTTTCGTGGCGGATCGCATGCGCCAGGGGCTCGAACGGGATGCCCGTCAGATGTTCGGCGCGGACCTCCGCATCCGCTCGGACCGGCCGATGAATCCGGTTTTCGAGCAGGAAGCGCGGCGTCGCGGACTGCGCAGCGCGACGACCGCGGAGTTCCCCAGCATGGCTGCGGCGGTAGGGGCGGCCGGGCCGACGCCGGCGGCCTCGAACCCGGCCTCCGCCGCGCCCGTTGCGCAGGCGACGCGACTCGCGGCGGTCAAGGCGGTTTCCGCCGGCTACCCGCTGCGCGGCGCGGTGACCATCGTCACGCAGCGGGGGCCGCATGCGCCCGAGCGCGACGCGCGTGCGATTCCGACGCCCGGCACGGTCTGGGTCGACCCGGCGCTACTCGATGCGTTGCAGCTGCGTCTGGGGGACACGCTGCAACTCGGCAATCGCGATTTCACCATCGCCGGCGTGATCGTCCGGGAGCTGGATCGCGGTTTCTCCTTTCTCGATTTTTCACCGCGGGTGATGCTGCGTGCCGACGAACTGGCCGCCACCGGTCTCACGGGGCGGGGCAGCCGGGTCACCTATCGGCTGCTGGTCGCCGGTGACGACGCGCGCGCGCTTGCGTCGTACGAACGCTGGGCTGCGGCGCGAATCGCGCACGGGCCCGATGGCGGCGACCTGCGCGGCGTGCGCCTCGAGTCGCTCGCGCAGGGGCAGCCGCAAGTCCGCGAGACGTTCGAGCGCGCGGACCGTTTCCTGCGCCTGGTCGCCCTGCTTACCTCGCTGCTCGCCGCGGTGGCGATCGCCATGGCCGCGCAACGCTACGCGCGCCGGCATATCGACGGCTGCGCGGTGATGCGCTGCCTGGGCGCCAGCGAGCGCACGCTGCGCGGCCTGTTCGTTATCGAGTTTTTGTTCCTGGGCGTGCTGGGCGGCGTTCTCGGCAGCGTGCTCGGTTTCGTCGGGCACTGGGTACTGCTGCGCTGGCTGGCCGGCCTGATCGGCGTCGCCTTGCCCTGGCCCACGCTCTGGCCGGTGGCGCAGGGCATGGGGGCGGGTCTCATCCTGCTGCTGGGTTTCGCGTTGCCGCCCTTGTTTCCCCTGACGCGCGTGCCGCCCGGACGGGTGCTGCGGCGCGATTGGGGCACGGTCGACGCCGGCCGCTGGCGCTATGCGATCGGCATCGTGCTGTTCGCGGGGCTGCTGATTACCGCGGCGGGCGAGTGGCGTCTCGGGCTGATCGTGGCGGGGGGCTTCGCCGTGGGTGTGCTGGTGTTCGCCGCCGTGGGCTGGCTGGCGATCAAGGCGCTGGGCCGGATCGCGCGGCATCGCGGCACGCGCCGGCCGGGAATGGGGAAGGCGCGCGCGACGGCCCGCGGGTTCGGCTGGCGCTATGCGCTGGCGTCGCTGGAGCGGCGTGGCGGCGCGAGCGCGGTGCAGATCACGGCGCTGGGCATCGCGCTCATGTGCCTGCTGCTGCTGGGCATGACGCGCAACGATCTGATCGCCGGCTGGCGCAAGTCGACGCCGCCGGATGCGCCGAACCGTTTCATCATCGACATCCAGCCCGACCAGATGCCGTCCGTTACGCGTTACCTGATGGCCAACGGGTTGAGCCGCGCGGCGCCCGCACCCATGATCCGCGGCCGGCTGACCGCGCGCAACGGGCAGGCCGTCGCGCCCGCGCAGTTCAAGGAGGACCGCGTGCAGCGCCTCGTCGAGCGCGAATTCAACCTGTCCTATCGAACCACTTTGCCGGCGGACAACCGCCTCACCGCGGGCCACTGGTACGGCGCCGACCCCGCGCCGCAGATTTCGATCGAGGCGGGGCTGGCCCGCGATCTCGGCATCAAGGTGGGCGACCGGCTGCGCTTCGAGGTCGCCGGGCAGGCGGTCGAGGCGCCGGTTACCAGCGTGCGCAAGCTGGACTGGGGCAGTTTCCGGGTCAATTTCTTCGTGCTGATGCCGCCCGCCGCGCTGGCCGGTTTCCCGTCGACCTACATCACCAGCTTCCATGCGGATGTGAGGCAACAGCCGGCGATCGATACCCTGGTGCGGCAGTACCCGAATCTGACCGTGATCGACACCGGCGCCATCCTCGCGCAGTTGCAGCGGGTTCTCGATCAGGTGATCGACGCGGTGCAGTTTCTGTTCTTGTTCACGCTGGCCGCGGGGCTGGTGGTGCTTTACGCAGCCCTGGCCGGATCGCGCGACGAACGCTCGCGCGAATCCGCGCTGCTGCGCGCACTGGGCGCCTCGCACGGCCAGGTACGCGCGGCGCAGCTCGCCGAGTTTACCATCGTCGGCGCGCTCTCCGGGGCCATGGCGGCCCTGGGCGCCCAGTCCATCGCTTGGTTGCTCGCGCAGCGCGTGTTCGATTTCCCGCTGACGCCCAATCCGTGGATGGGGTTGGTGGGCGTGGCCGCCGGGCTGGTCTGCTCGATCGTCGGCGGCTGGTGGAGCTTGCGCAACGTGCTCAGGCGGCCGGCGTTGCAGTCGTTGCGCGAGACGTGA
- a CDS encoding TIGR00730 family Rossman fold protein: MQAVCVYCGSAFGTRDTYREAATALGQALAAAGITLVYGGGRVGLMGRIADAVLAAGGRAIGVIPQLLVDREVAHTGLSELHVVADMHERKRMMADLCDGFIAMPGGAGTLEELFEVYTWAQLGYHNKPIGLLNVAGFYDPLLAMLRHTAQEGFLRESFVDLLVVENQVPALLAALRERKPVTIDKWARHHDAV, encoded by the coding sequence ATTCAAGCCGTCTGTGTTTATTGTGGCTCGGCCTTCGGTACCCGGGACACTTATCGCGAAGCCGCGACCGCCCTCGGCCAGGCGCTGGCCGCCGCGGGCATCACGCTGGTCTACGGCGGGGGACGGGTCGGCCTGATGGGCCGCATCGCCGACGCCGTGCTGGCCGCAGGCGGACGCGCCATCGGCGTCATCCCGCAGTTGCTGGTCGACCGGGAAGTCGCGCACACCGGATTGAGCGAACTGCACGTGGTGGCCGACATGCACGAGCGCAAGCGCATGATGGCGGACCTGTGCGATGGCTTCATCGCAATGCCCGGCGGCGCCGGCACCCTGGAGGAACTTTTCGAGGTCTATACCTGGGCGCAGCTGGGCTATCACAACAAGCCGATCGGCCTGCTGAACGTGGCGGGGTTCTACGATCCGCTGCTGGCGATGCTGCGTCACACCGCGCAGGAAGGCTTTTTGCGGGAAAGCTTCGTCGACCTGCTCGTCGTCGAAAACCAGGTACCGGCATTGCTGGCGGCGCTACGCGAGCGCAAGCCGGTGACGATCGACAAGTGGGCGCGCCACCACGACGCCGTCTGA
- a CDS encoding glycosyltransferase yields the protein MNESTVDSVPGAAAAPSAPLRVLFHIVDFGRGGTETALIGWLRALPPRQFTLGLSIAYPTPEFEDIYRQQLPAGIEVHVLHAHPLLNGLHTRRREGRLGKLGRLARTVFASTVNKQWARRRIASIAADYDVIVDFDLSLRHLAGRFERPWIGISHFSFAARLVGRPAKIARLARQYARYDGIAVLNRAMAEEARELFGDAIRQVLMLPNAIDIEEIRRRAALPGPVFDKPYIVSVARLDEAQKDHATLFHAYARLLREGRADVDLVVVGDGPDRAQVEAAAQASGQGARIHFTGYLSNPHPVVAGSELLVLSTRYEGLGMVLVEALALGRPVVCSDCPTGPREVLDDGRAGILVPCGDAAALADALADVLTDPARRATLLAAAPGRADFYGGPASTERLQAYCSALLATYPGHPGQRALTSRATTATPAA from the coding sequence ATGAACGAATCCACCGTCGATTCCGTGCCCGGCGCCGCGGCGGCGCCGTCCGCGCCCCTGCGCGTGTTGTTCCATATCGTCGACTTCGGCCGCGGCGGCACCGAGACCGCGCTGATCGGCTGGCTGCGCGCGCTGCCGCCCCGGCAGTTCACCCTGGGCTTGTCGATCGCCTATCCGACGCCCGAGTTCGAGGACATCTATCGGCAGCAACTCCCGGCGGGCATCGAAGTGCATGTCCTGCACGCCCATCCGCTGCTCAACGGGCTGCACACGCGCCGCCGCGAGGGCAGACTGGGCAAGCTCGGGCGCCTGGCGCGTACCGTCTTCGCCTCGACGGTCAACAAGCAATGGGCCCGGCGACGCATTGCGTCGATCGCCGCCGATTACGATGTGATCGTCGATTTCGATCTGTCGCTGCGGCATCTGGCGGGCCGCTTCGAGCGGCCGTGGATCGGCATCAGCCACTTCAGCTTCGCCGCGCGCCTCGTCGGCCGGCCGGCCAAGATCGCCCGGCTGGCGCGGCAATACGCCCGCTACGACGGTATCGCGGTACTGAACCGCGCCATGGCCGAGGAGGCGCGCGAGCTGTTCGGCGACGCGATCCGGCAGGTGCTGATGCTGCCCAACGCCATCGACATCGAAGAGATCCGGCGCCGTGCCGCCCTCCCCGGGCCGGTCTTCGACAAACCGTACATCGTCTCGGTCGCGCGGCTGGACGAGGCGCAGAAGGATCACGCGACCCTGTTCCACGCCTACGCGCGGCTGCTGCGAGAGGGGCGCGCCGATGTGGATCTGGTGGTCGTGGGCGACGGGCCCGACCGCGCGCAGGTCGAGGCCGCGGCGCAGGCGAGCGGCCAGGGCGCGCGCATCCATTTCACCGGCTATCTATCGAATCCCCATCCGGTCGTCGCCGGGTCGGAGCTGCTGGTGTTGAGCACGCGTTACGAAGGCCTCGGCATGGTGCTTGTCGAGGCGCTCGCGCTCGGGCGGCCGGTGGTGTGCAGCGACTGCCCGACCGGCCCGCGCGAGGTACTGGACGATGGCCGCGCCGGCATCCTGGTGCCCTGCGGCGATGCGGCGGCGCTCGCCGACGCGCTCGCCGACGTGCTGACGGACCCCGCACGCCGCGCTACCCTGCTCGCTGCGGCGCCGGGCCGCGCGGACTTCTACGGCGGCCCCGCCAGCACCGAGCGCCTGCAAGCCTACTGCAGCGCGTTGCTGGCCACTTACCCTGGCCACCCCGGCCAGCGTGCGCTCACGTCTCGCGCAACGACTGCAACGCCGGCCGCCTGA
- the upp gene encoding uracil phosphoribosyltransferase — MKTDPRFPNLFILDHPLIQHKLTHMRDRTTSTRTFRELLREITLLMGYEITRDLPLASRAIETPMTPMQAPVIAGRKLAIVPVLRAGIGMSDGLLDLVPSARVGHIGVYRAADQRPVEYLVKLPDVEERVFILCDPMVATGYSAAHAADVLVARGVPASHILFLALVAAPEGVSVFAQKHPNIKLYVAALDERLDEHAYIVPGLGDAGDRLFGTKN, encoded by the coding sequence ATGAAGACCGATCCGCGTTTTCCGAATCTCTTCATCCTCGATCATCCGCTGATCCAGCACAAATTGACGCACATGCGCGACCGGACGACGTCGACGCGCACGTTTCGCGAACTGCTGCGCGAAATCACCTTGCTGATGGGCTATGAGATCACGCGCGACCTGCCGCTCGCGAGCCGTGCGATCGAGACGCCGATGACGCCGATGCAGGCGCCGGTGATCGCCGGGCGCAAGCTCGCGATCGTGCCCGTTCTGCGCGCGGGAATCGGCATGTCGGACGGCCTGCTCGATCTGGTGCCCTCGGCCCGTGTCGGGCATATCGGCGTTTACCGCGCCGCCGACCAGCGTCCGGTCGAATATCTGGTGAAGCTGCCGGACGTCGAGGAGCGCGTGTTCATCCTGTGCGATCCGATGGTCGCGACGGGTTATTCGGCGGCGCACGCGGCGGACGTGCTGGTCGCGCGCGGTGTGCCGGCGTCGCACATCCTTTTCCTGGCGCTGGTGGCCGCGCCGGAAGGCGTGAGCGTGTTCGCGCAGAAGCATCCGAACATCAAACTCTACGTGGCCGCGCTCGACGAGCGCCTGGACGAACACGCGTACATCGTGCCCGGCCTCGGAGACGCAGGCGATCGGCTCTTCGGCACCAAGAACTGA
- a CDS encoding SDR family oxidoreductase, translating into MDMGIAGRTALVCAASKGLGRGCAEALAAEGVNLTIVARTAADLETTATAIRAATGVTVLTVAADITTAAGRALALAACPAPDILVTNAGGPPPGNFRDWDRDAWIKALDANMLTPIELIRATIDGMIARRFGRIVNITSSSVKAPIDILGLSNGARSGLTGFVAGVARTVAQHNVTINNLLPGMFDTDRLGATIKAGAAASGTSEAAVREARRGTVPARRFGRPDEFGAACAFLCSAHAGYMTGQNVLLDGGNYPGTF; encoded by the coding sequence ATGGATATGGGTATCGCCGGCCGCACGGCCCTGGTATGCGCGGCCAGCAAGGGGCTGGGCCGCGGCTGCGCCGAGGCGCTCGCCGCCGAGGGCGTGAATCTGACCATCGTCGCGCGCACCGCCGCCGACCTCGAAACCACGGCCACGGCGATCCGCGCCGCGACGGGCGTCACGGTTCTCACCGTCGCCGCCGACATCACCACCGCCGCTGGCCGCGCTTTGGCCCTTGCTGCCTGCCCCGCCCCCGACATTCTCGTCACCAACGCCGGCGGTCCGCCGCCGGGCAATTTCCGCGACTGGGACCGAGACGCGTGGATCAAGGCGCTGGACGCCAATATGCTCACGCCGATCGAATTGATCCGCGCGACCATCGACGGCATGATCGCGCGCCGTTTCGGCCGCATCGTCAACATCACCAGTTCCTCGGTCAAGGCCCCGATCGACATCCTTGGCCTGTCCAACGGCGCGCGCTCGGGGCTGACCGGCTTCGTCGCCGGCGTGGCGCGCACCGTCGCACAACACAACGTGACGATCAACAATCTGCTGCCCGGCATGTTCGACACCGATCGCCTCGGCGCCACCATCAAGGCGGGCGCCGCCGCGAGCGGCACCTCCGAGGCCGCAGTCCGCGAGGCGCGCCGGGGCACGGTTCCGGCGCGGCGCTTCGGTCGGCCCGACGAGTTCGGCGCGGCATGCGCCTTCCTGTGCAGTGCCCACGCAGGCTACATGACGGGCCAGAACGTGCTGCTCGACGGCGGCAACTACCCCGGTACGTTTTAG